The window TGAGACTCTGGAAATGAATTTAAGAAGAAAAGCAAAATTTAATACAATGATAGAAAAAATAGAAAATCAACAAAAGCCCATATAAATATCTTAAAGGCCTAATTCGGATAAAAAAAGTTTTTTCATAAAAAGAAGATATCATATTTTTAGCAAATATCATTAAATAAAAATGATTAAGATAAAAAAAAGTTTTTGATAAATAATATTATAACATTTTTATTAATTTAACCTATTACCATAACATTATATACATATCAGTTTAATTTTAATCATATAAATTTTTTTATATTCGGTGTCGTTAATTATTTATAGGTGGATGTATAGAATTATTATTAATTANNNNNNNNNNATAGATGCAGAAACAGCAGATGAAAGTGTCAATCTTGGAACCGGTGATGACAGTGCAGTAGCTTCAGAGTCTGTTGAAGAAGATGAAGTCAGCAATGTAATGAATGAGGATAACTTAAAAGGTACAGGATCATCATTCACAGATTTACAAAATTTAATCAACAATACACCTGCGAATAACACATTAACTCTAGATAAAGATTATGCTTATTCTGCTGGTGATTCATGGATAATTATTAACAAAACTATAACTATTGATGGTAAAAACCATGTACTTGATGGAAAATTATCAACAAGCATACTCTATATAACTGGCGATTATGTCACATTAAAAAATATAAAATTCATAAACGCCAATAACACTTATGAGGGTGGTGCTGTTTGTTGGGTTGGTGATAATGGTAATTTAAAGGATTGTTCTTTTGTCAATAACCATGCAGATGGTGGTGGTGCTGTTTTTTGGAATGGTGATAATGGTACTTTAAAGGATTGTTCTTTTGTCAATAACCATGCAGATTCTGGTGGTGCTGTTCTTTGGTATAAGGCTGATTATGGTACTTTAAGTGCTTGTTCTTTTGTCAATAACCATGCATATGGTGGTGGTGCTGTTACTTGGAATGATGCTGATTATGGTACTTTAAGTGCTTGTTCTTTTGCTAATAACCATGCAAAGTATGGTGGTGCTGTTGCTTGGGGT of the Methanobrevibacter olleyae genome contains:
- a CDS encoding right-handed parallel beta-helix repeat-containing protein, producing IDAETADESVNLGTGDDSAVASESVEEDEVSNVMNEDNLKGTGSSFTDLQNLINNTPANNTLTLDKDYAYSAGDSWIIINKTITIDGKNHVLDGKLSTSILYITGDYVTLKNIKFINANNTYEGGAVCWVGDNGNLKDCSFVNNHADGGGAVFWNGDNGTLKDCSFVNNHADSGGAVLWYKADYGTLSACSFVNNHAYGGGAVTWNDADYGTLSACSFANNHAKYGGAVAWGGDYGTLKDCSFVNNHAEYDGGAVHWNTEYGVLSLCSFTNNTANQSGNAIYVYSNTTNVSSCSFNIYRPTNTSTVTINNLIYCNETNYGVNYYENDKKIKSGQINDASVTFYNLDNGKHKIQMSYNSFINNIIINGDSYLSAGNVSMFYNDGTKYTIKLADHKGNPIANQNIQ